One window of Curtobacterium sp. 458 genomic DNA carries:
- a CDS encoding prolyl oligopeptidase family serine peptidase — MTTPFSDLDHFTALPRVDGIAVAPDGSRVVLTVSALDDERTGYRRSVWSVPADGSGTPVRLTRSAKGEGGIAVTRAGDVLFVSGRPDESGSDDAAQLWLLPAAGGEARPVTALPGGAGGVLATAAGADVVALTASLLPGAQATTDAPASFLAADGALRKRRKDLKVGAILHETYPVRFWDHDLGPDETHVLALDLGGLRERDDADRPAPGEDAPDYPAHLPLPVDLTPTPARTLDHVDGALTPDGRTLVAAVGVQEARGFRSVLVTVDVATGSRTVVFDEPDVDHEMPRTSHDGRTVAWVRTERSTPAGAHEQEVWTAGIAADGTVDVAGARRIAADWDRWPSELVFEHGDGALLATADQDGRAPVFRIPLDGGPVEQLTHDDWAYSNLRVAEATGEVVALRASWQAPLHPVRIAADGSVTVLATPAPLPAVPSTIEDVETTAADGTRVRGWLVLPEGDGPHPLLLWIHGGPLNSWNQWSWRWSPQLMAARGYAVLLPDPALSTGYGLDFVNRGWNAWGQAPYTDLMAITDAVEARGDIDETRTAAMGGSFGGYMANWVAGHTDRFRAIVTHASLWALEQFNGTTDMSQYWQSIFDAEGMRENDPHRFVADITSPVLVIHGDKDYRVPIGEGLRLWSELAEHHAAADGTMPHRFLYFPDENHWVLKPQHATVWYETVFAFLAQHVLDEEWERPELLG, encoded by the coding sequence ATGACGACGCCGTTCTCCGACCTGGACCACTTCACCGCCCTCCCACGAGTCGACGGCATCGCGGTCGCTCCGGACGGGTCGCGGGTGGTCCTCACCGTCAGCGCCCTCGACGACGAGCGCACCGGGTACCGCCGCTCGGTCTGGAGCGTCCCCGCCGACGGCTCCGGCACGCCCGTCCGGCTGACCAGGTCCGCGAAGGGCGAGGGCGGCATCGCGGTCACGCGCGCCGGTGACGTCCTCTTCGTGTCCGGCCGGCCCGACGAGTCCGGCTCCGACGACGCGGCTCAGCTCTGGCTGCTCCCCGCGGCGGGTGGCGAGGCCCGTCCGGTCACCGCCCTGCCGGGAGGCGCAGGTGGCGTCCTCGCGACGGCCGCCGGTGCCGACGTGGTCGCCCTCACCGCGTCCCTCCTCCCGGGTGCGCAGGCCACGACCGACGCTCCTGCGTCGTTCCTCGCGGCCGACGGCGCACTGCGGAAGCGGCGGAAGGACCTGAAGGTCGGGGCGATCCTGCACGAGACCTACCCGGTGCGCTTCTGGGACCACGACCTCGGCCCGGACGAGACGCACGTGCTCGCGCTCGACCTCGGCGGTCTGCGCGAGCGTGACGACGCCGATCGTCCGGCTCCCGGCGAGGACGCACCCGACTACCCGGCACACCTGCCGCTCCCGGTCGACCTCACCCCGACGCCGGCCCGGACGCTCGACCACGTCGACGGTGCGCTGACCCCGGACGGCCGGACGCTCGTCGCGGCCGTCGGCGTGCAGGAGGCCCGGGGCTTCCGGTCCGTCCTCGTCACCGTCGACGTCGCCACGGGCAGCCGCACCGTGGTCTTCGACGAGCCGGACGTCGACCACGAGATGCCCCGCACCAGCCACGACGGCCGCACCGTCGCGTGGGTCCGCACGGAGCGTTCGACGCCGGCGGGTGCGCACGAGCAGGAGGTCTGGACCGCCGGGATCGCCGCGGACGGCACGGTCGACGTCGCCGGAGCCCGACGGATCGCAGCCGACTGGGACCGCTGGCCGAGCGAACTCGTGTTCGAGCACGGGGACGGTGCGCTCCTCGCCACCGCCGACCAGGACGGCCGGGCACCCGTGTTCCGGATCCCGCTCGACGGCGGCCCGGTCGAACAGCTGACCCACGACGACTGGGCGTACTCGAACCTGCGCGTGGCGGAGGCGACCGGCGAGGTCGTGGCGCTCCGTGCCTCCTGGCAGGCGCCGCTGCACCCGGTCCGGATCGCCGCCGACGGCTCCGTGACCGTCCTCGCGACCCCCGCGCCGCTCCCCGCGGTCCCCAGCACCATCGAGGACGTCGAGACCACCGCGGCGGACGGCACGCGCGTCCGTGGGTGGCTCGTCCTGCCGGAGGGCGACGGACCGCACCCGCTGCTCCTCTGGATCCACGGCGGACCGCTGAACTCGTGGAACCAGTGGTCGTGGCGGTGGAGTCCGCAGCTCATGGCCGCGCGCGGCTACGCGGTGCTCCTGCCCGACCCCGCGCTGTCGACCGGGTACGGGCTCGACTTCGTCAACCGTGGGTGGAACGCGTGGGGGCAGGCGCCGTACACCGACCTCATGGCGATCACCGACGCGGTCGAGGCTCGCGGCGACATCGACGAGACCCGGACCGCAGCGATGGGCGGGTCGTTCGGCGGGTACATGGCGAACTGGGTCGCCGGGCACACCGACCGGTTCCGGGCGATCGTGACCCACGCGAGCCTCTGGGCGCTCGAGCAGTTCAACGGCACCACGGACATGTCGCAGTACTGGCAGTCGATCTTCGACGCCGAGGGCATGCGCGAGAACGACCCGCACCGGTTCGTGGCCGACATCACGTCGCCGGTGCTCGTGATCCACGGCGACAAGGACTACCGGGTGCCGATCGGCGAAGGGCTGCGGCTGTGGTCGGAGCTCGCGGAGCACCACGCGGCGGCGGACGGCACGATGCCGCACCGGTTCCTGTACTTCCCGGACGAGAACCACTGGGTGCTCAAGCCGCAGCACGCGACGGTCTGGTACGAGACAGTGTTCGCGTTCCTGGCGCAGCACGTCCTCGACGAGGAGTGGGAGCGGCCCGAGCTGCTCGGGTAG
- a CDS encoding acyl-CoA dehydrogenase family protein, whose amino-acid sequence MSTTAATTPLLESDFYGFQAGLTEQERDSLGRLRAYLEAEVRPIADAYWARAEFPMQVIAPLAELGMYGPGVPLVRQFENSAVYRGWAALELGRVDASVATFIGVQSGLAMNSIAVAGSEEQQREWLPPMARGELVGAFGLTEPLSGSDSARGLRTTARREGDEWVLDGEKRWIGNATFADVVVIWAKDVADDQVKGFLVTTDTPGFTATKIEDKIALRGVQNADITMTGVRVPESRRLQRADSFRATAEVLRLTRTEVAWQAIGIAVGAYDAALDYARTRIQFGKPIASHQMVQDLLVKSLANITASIALCTQASAMQDAGVGGDEHSAMAKAFATAKMRETVGWCREVQGGNGIVLQKGVARFFADAEAIYSYEGTREVNTLIVGRAITGQAAFV is encoded by the coding sequence ATGTCAACGACGGCAGCCACCACGCCCCTCCTCGAATCGGACTTCTACGGCTTCCAGGCGGGGCTGACCGAGCAGGAGCGTGACTCGCTCGGGCGGCTGCGGGCGTACCTCGAAGCCGAGGTCCGACCCATCGCGGACGCCTACTGGGCCCGCGCCGAGTTCCCGATGCAGGTCATCGCACCGCTCGCCGAGCTCGGCATGTACGGTCCGGGTGTCCCGCTCGTGCGCCAGTTCGAGAACTCGGCCGTCTACCGCGGCTGGGCGGCGCTCGAGCTCGGGCGTGTCGACGCGAGCGTGGCGACGTTCATCGGCGTGCAGTCCGGCCTCGCGATGAACTCGATCGCCGTCGCCGGCAGCGAGGAGCAGCAGCGAGAGTGGCTGCCCCCGATGGCCCGGGGCGAGCTCGTCGGGGCGTTCGGCCTCACCGAACCGCTGTCCGGCAGCGACTCGGCACGCGGGCTGCGGACGACGGCTCGGCGCGAGGGTGACGAGTGGGTCCTCGACGGCGAGAAGCGCTGGATCGGCAACGCCACCTTCGCCGACGTCGTCGTCATCTGGGCGAAGGACGTCGCGGACGACCAGGTGAAGGGCTTCCTCGTCACGACGGACACCCCCGGGTTCACCGCGACGAAGATCGAGGACAAGATCGCCCTGCGCGGCGTGCAGAACGCCGACATCACGATGACGGGCGTGCGCGTCCCGGAGTCGCGGCGGCTGCAGCGCGCGGACTCGTTCCGGGCGACGGCGGAGGTGCTGCGGCTCACCCGCACCGAGGTCGCGTGGCAGGCGATCGGCATCGCGGTCGGTGCCTACGACGCCGCGCTCGACTACGCCCGCACCCGCATCCAGTTCGGCAAGCCCATCGCGTCGCACCAGATGGTGCAGGACCTCCTGGTGAAGTCGCTGGCGAACATCACGGCGTCGATCGCGCTCTGCACGCAGGCCTCGGCCATGCAGGACGCCGGAGTGGGCGGGGACGAGCACTCCGCGATGGCGAAGGCGTTCGCGACGGCGAAGATGCGCGAGACGGTGGGCTGGTGCCGCGAGGTGCAGGGCGGCAACGGGATCGTGCTGCAGAAGGGCGTCGCGCGGTTCTTCGCCGACGCCGAGGCGATCTACTCCTACGAAGGCACGCGCGAGGTCAACACCCTCATCGTCGGGCGTGCGATCACGGGGCAGGCAGCGTTCGTGTGA
- a CDS encoding QsdR family transcriptional regulator: MYTSNSALRAFREARHTFIDGSRIDMGTLAASLGVDRTSLFRWVGNRDQLLSEVLWSLAVPTLDGAAAAAAPSGVARIVDVLDRFTADLIRAPYFRAFLTREPARALRLLTTSDSDVQSRFVARVTALVDAERNSGAFDPAPLSSEELARLLVRISESFTYADLISGETPDAARARATFEYVLRPAAVPAPVD; the protein is encoded by the coding sequence ATGTACACATCGAACTCTGCGCTGCGCGCCTTCCGGGAGGCCCGCCACACCTTCATCGACGGCTCGCGGATCGACATGGGAACCCTGGCAGCGTCGCTCGGCGTGGACCGGACGTCCCTGTTCCGGTGGGTGGGCAACCGCGACCAGCTGCTGTCCGAGGTGCTGTGGTCACTGGCCGTCCCGACGCTCGACGGCGCTGCCGCAGCGGCTGCTCCGTCGGGGGTCGCGCGCATCGTCGACGTCCTGGACCGGTTCACAGCCGACCTCATCCGAGCGCCCTACTTCCGGGCGTTCCTCACCCGGGAACCCGCACGGGCCCTCCGGCTCCTGACGACGTCGGACAGCGACGTGCAGAGTCGCTTCGTCGCACGGGTCACCGCGCTGGTCGACGCCGAGCGGAACTCCGGCGCGTTCGATCCCGCACCGTTGTCGAGCGAGGAGTTGGCGCGGCTCCTGGTCCGGATCTCGGAGTCGTTCACCTACGCCGACCTCATCTCGGGCGAAACGCCCGACGCTGCCCGAGCCCGTGCGACGTTCGAGTACGTGCTCCGCCCGGCTGCCGTGCCAGCACCGGTCGACTGA
- a CDS encoding VOC family protein, which yields MPVTTGRPPHHEEHLIVSESFAHPTALAHVRVTVTDIHRSKAFYEQLLGVEPTMDFSEHADEPGIEQDRERLYGGCIFPLGDQLFGLRPVAPHGQRFDPDTVGLDHVSFTVGSVAALHDAAARLDAAGIEHGAVTDLGDTGIVILSVQDPDDINLEFTAAKG from the coding sequence GTGCCGGTGACCACCGGCCGTCCGCCGCACCACGAGGAGCACCTCATCGTGTCCGAGTCCTTCGCCCACCCCACCGCACTCGCCCACGTCCGGGTGACCGTGACCGACATCCACCGGAGCAAGGCGTTCTACGAGCAGCTGCTCGGCGTCGAGCCCACGATGGACTTCAGCGAGCACGCTGACGAGCCCGGGATCGAGCAGGACCGCGAGCGCCTCTACGGCGGGTGCATCTTCCCGCTCGGCGACCAGCTCTTCGGGCTCCGGCCGGTCGCTCCCCACGGGCAGCGGTTCGACCCGGACACCGTCGGGCTCGACCACGTCAGCTTCACCGTGGGCTCGGTCGCCGCCCTGCACGACGCTGCCGCTCGTCTGGACGCTGCGGGCATCGAGCACGGTGCGGTGACGGACCTCGGCGACACCGGGATCGTGATCCTCTCCGTCCAGGACCCCGACGACATCAACCTCGAGTTCACCGCCGCGAAGGGCTGA
- a CDS encoding thioesterase family protein — protein sequence MTIDEYPFTRTYPTRWNDNDMFGHVNNTIYYSAMDNAATYWFREVAGLDPFSSEWIAVLVSSSCHFVESAVWPDVIDVGMRSKRIGTTSIAWEFGLFRASDGALLATGEFVHVVIDREGARRPVPVPPELRELVTDTMTVPA from the coding sequence ATGACCATCGACGAGTACCCGTTCACCCGCACCTACCCCACGCGGTGGAACGACAACGACATGTTCGGGCACGTGAACAACACGATCTACTACTCGGCGATGGACAACGCCGCGACGTACTGGTTCCGCGAGGTCGCCGGACTCGACCCGTTCTCGTCGGAGTGGATCGCGGTGCTGGTCTCGTCGAGCTGTCACTTCGTCGAGTCGGCAGTGTGGCCGGACGTCATCGACGTCGGGATGCGGTCGAAGCGGATCGGCACCACCAGCATCGCGTGGGAGTTCGGGCTCTTCCGTGCCTCCGACGGCGCGCTGCTCGCGACGGGTGAGTTCGTCCACGTGGTCATCGACCGCGAGGGCGCCCGCCGCCCGGTGCCGGTGCCGCCCGAGCTGCGCGAACTCGTCACGGACACGATGACCGTCCCCGCCTGA